A window of Stutzerimonas stutzeri genomic DNA:
GTGATTGAGGGCGAATGGGAGCGCAATGACCGCGACCGCTAGGCCGGCCAATCGCTGTTTCGGCATGCTCTCAGGCATGCCGTTTTTGGTTTTCAGCCATGAAAATTTCATGCGCGCCCCTTGAAATACTCTTGAACGCCCGCATGTAGCGGACACCGCAAGGTCGCTGTCGTGTTCGACAGTCCGTCTTCTGCGGCTCGCATTGCGGGCCGCAACCGGCACCGCCGGATTTGCCCAACCCGCCGATGAAGGTCATCGGCATGGAATAACTCTACTAGGAGAGATCGACAATGAAGCTTCGTCCTCTGCATGACCGCGTCGTAATTCGTCGCAGCGAAGAAGAAACCAAGACCGCAGGCGGTATCGTTCTGCCGGGCTCCGCTGCCGAAAAGCCGAACCGTGGCGAGATCGTCGCTGTAGGCACTGGTCGCGTTCTGGATAACGGCGAAGTCCGTCAGCTGGCCGTCAAGGTTGGCGACCAGGTTGTATTCGGCCCTTACTCCGGCAGCAACACCGTCAAGGTTGACGGTGAAGATCTGCTGGTGATGAGCGAGAACGAAATCCTCGCCGTCGTCGAAGCCTGATCAGCGTTCGCCTCTAGCGAACTGCGTTCCATCAACAGAATTTGAGGAAGAATCAACATGGCTGCTAAAGAAGTTAAGTTCGGCGACTCCGCTCGCAAGAAGATGCTGGTTGGCGTCAACGTCCTGGCTGACGCGGTAAAAGCGACCCTCGGCCCGAAAGGTCGTAACGTCGTCATCGAGAAGAGCTTTGGCGCTCCGACCATCACCAAGGATGGCGTTTCCGTTGCCAAGGAAATCGAGCTGAAAGACCGTTTCGAAAACATGGGCGCGCAGCTGGTCAAGGACGTTGCTTCCCGTGCCAACGATGACGCGGGCGACGGCACCACCACTGCTACCGTTCTGGCTCAGTCGATCGTCAACGAAGGCCTGAAGGCCGTTGCTGCCGGCATGAACCCGATGGACCTCAAGCGTGGCATCGACAAGGCGACCATCGCCATCGTCGCCGAGCTGAAGAATCAGTCCAAGCCATGCGCTGACTTCAAGGCCATCGCTCAGGTTGGCACCATCTCCGCTAACTCCGACAGCTCCATCGGCGCCATCATCGCCGAAGCCATGGAGAAGGTTGGCAAGGAAGGCGTGATCACCGTTGAAGAAGGCTCGGGCCTGGAAAACGAACTGTCTGTCGTTGAAGGCATGCAGTTCGACCGTGGTTACCTGTCCCCGTACTTCATCAACAAGCCGGACACCATGGTCGCCGAGCTGGACAGCCCGCTGCTGCTGCTGGTCGACAAGAAGATCTCCAACATCCGCGAAATGCTGCCGGTGCTGGAAGCTGTTGCCAAAGCCGGTCGTCCGCTGCTGATCGTCGCTGAAGACGTCGAGGGCGAAGCCCTGGCGACTCTGGTCGTCAACAACATGCGTGGCATCGTCAAGGTTGCTGCGGTCAAGGCACCTGGCTTCGGCGATCGTCGCAAGGCCATGCTGCAGGATCTCGCCATCCTGACTGGCGGTACCGTGATTTCCGAAGAAGTCGGCCTGAGCCTGGAAACCGCTACCCTGGAGCATCTGGGTAACGCCAAGCGCGTTGTGCTGAACAAGGAAAACACCACCATCATCGATGGTGCTGGCCAGCAGGTCGACATCGAAGCTCGCGTTGCGCAGATCCGCAAGCAGGTCGAAGACACCACTTCCGACTACGACAAAGAGAAGCTGCAAGAGCGTCTGGCCAAGCTGGCTGGCGGTGTTGCCGTGATCAAGGTCGGTGCTGGCACCGAAGTCGAGATGAAAGAGAAGAAAGCCCGCGTTGAAGACGCGCTGCACGCAACCCGTGCTGCCGTTGAAGAAGGCGTGGTACCTGGCGGCGGTGTCGCTCTGGTCCGTGCACTGCAGGCGATCTCCGAGCTGAAGGGCGAAAACGCCGATCAGGACGTGGGCATTACTCTGCTGCGTCGTGCTGTCGAAGCACCGCTGCGTCAGATCGTTGCCAACTCCGGTGGCGAGCCGAGCGTTGTGGTCGACAAGGTCAAGCAGGGCAATGGTAACTACGGTTACAACGCTGCGACCGACGAGTACGGTGACATGATCGAGATGGGCATTCTCGATCCGGCCAAGGTAACCCGTTCTGCTCTGCAGGCCGCCGCTTCCATCGCCAGCCTGATGATCACCACCGAAGCGATGATCGCTGAAGTGGCTGACGACAAGGCTGCTGGTGGCATGCCGGACATGGGTGGCATGGGTGGCATGGGTGGCATGGGCGGCATGATGTAAGC
This region includes:
- the groL gene encoding chaperonin GroEL (60 kDa chaperone family; promotes refolding of misfolded polypeptides especially under stressful conditions; forms two stacked rings of heptamers to form a barrel-shaped 14mer; ends can be capped by GroES; misfolded proteins enter the barrel where they are refolded when GroES binds), which codes for MAAKEVKFGDSARKKMLVGVNVLADAVKATLGPKGRNVVIEKSFGAPTITKDGVSVAKEIELKDRFENMGAQLVKDVASRANDDAGDGTTTATVLAQSIVNEGLKAVAAGMNPMDLKRGIDKATIAIVAELKNQSKPCADFKAIAQVGTISANSDSSIGAIIAEAMEKVGKEGVITVEEGSGLENELSVVEGMQFDRGYLSPYFINKPDTMVAELDSPLLLLVDKKISNIREMLPVLEAVAKAGRPLLIVAEDVEGEALATLVVNNMRGIVKVAAVKAPGFGDRRKAMLQDLAILTGGTVISEEVGLSLETATLEHLGNAKRVVLNKENTTIIDGAGQQVDIEARVAQIRKQVEDTTSDYDKEKLQERLAKLAGGVAVIKVGAGTEVEMKEKKARVEDALHATRAAVEEGVVPGGGVALVRALQAISELKGENADQDVGITLLRRAVEAPLRQIVANSGGEPSVVVDKVKQGNGNYGYNAATDEYGDMIEMGILDPAKVTRSALQAAASIASLMITTEAMIAEVADDKAAGGMPDMGGMGGMGGMGGMM
- a CDS encoding co-chaperone GroES, with amino-acid sequence MKLRPLHDRVVIRRSEEETKTAGGIVLPGSAAEKPNRGEIVAVGTGRVLDNGEVRQLAVKVGDQVVFGPYSGSNTVKVDGEDLLVMSENEILAVVEA